The genome window AGCAGCGAGTGGCCGTTCGGCGATCCACGGTCCGCGTCGAAACCGGGACCTACCGCCGCCACTTCGAGACGGTCGTCTCGGGTCGGCCGTCCGGACGCCGACCCCGCGTCGTCTCTGCGTTGCCCCTGCGCCGCTTCCGTGGCGTCATCCGTTCGTTATCCGACGTGCTGTCCGGGATCTCACATCACGTGGCTGTGCGACGGTTTCGTCTCGATCCCGGTCACCGTCGCTGTCCCCTCGCCCTCCCCGGAGGACGATCGATCGGCTTTCGGAGTCCCGGCCGACCGGTCTCTCCCGTCTCGGTTATCGGTTCGATATCCGGATTAGCCGCCACCTAGATTTCTGAACTGTCGATATCGTATATACGAACCGCCCGTATTGATCCGGGTACGAATGGAGACAGTTCGTCCCTTCTACGGCCGTCGGTCCGATCGGACCGGTGCAGTCGCGGACCGTCGGTCGGCCGAATCGGCTTTCGGTCCGGGAACCGTCCGCACAACGCGACGCGAGTCGACCGACCGGGGCCAGCGATGAGTGCGACGGAGCCCGACTCCGAGGTCGACACCGACGACCCGGACCCGACCGAGTCGTTGATCGACCTCCCGCCGAGTTCGAAACTCGTCTACAAGGTCCTCGAGTACGAGGGCTCGATGACCCAGGAGGAGATCGCCGTCGAGTCCCGACTCTGTGCCCGGACCGTCCGCTACGCGCTCGGCAAACTCGAGGACGAGGACCTGGTCACCAGCCGCGTCCACCTCGAGGACGCCCGCCAGTCGAAGTATCGGCTCACCGACTGAGCCCCGTCCGGGAAACGGGGTAGGTCGTCAGCTGTGTTTTCGGTAGCGGTCGACCAGCAGGTCGATCCCGTACGATCCCGCCGTGATCTCGTAGTGGGTCTCGAGGCGCGGGTTGAACTTCGCCTTGTACCGGTTGATGCTCGGGACGCCGGCCCCGACGAGGTCGTACCGCTCGAGTCCGTCCCGCAGTCCGTCGCGCATGACGTGCCAATCGAGGAGGTCGTTGATCGAGACGTCGACGTCGGTATCGGGTTTGACGCCGCCCTGCCACCGATAGCGTGTCCGGTCGGTTTCGACGACGAGGATGCCGCCGACGAACGCCCCGTCGACGCGACAGACGTACGGCCGGATCGCGCCGTCGGGCAGCCGTTCGTACATCGAGCGGGCGAACTCGGTGCTCAACTGGAACGGCTGTCCCTGGCTCTCGTAGCGGGCCGCGACCTGTTCGACGATTCGCTCGACGTCGTCGCCGTCGCCCTCTTCGATGAGGTAGGCGTCCGGATCGGCGTTCCGAACGTTGCTCCGCGCGTCGCTGCTGAACCGCTTCAACAGCTCGTCCTCGCTCCCCTCGAGGTCGACGACGTAGGTGTAGCCCGGCTCGACGGTGTACTCGTTCCAGACGAACGTCCGGAGGTCGTCGAACTCGGCGGTGATGAACTTGGCGTACACTGGCGATATCGTTCGATCGATGTAGGCCAGACAGCCCTCGAGGAACCGCCGCGTCCGTCGGTCGGCCTTGCGCTGTTTGAGTTTGTCGACGTTCAGCAGCGCCGGCCCGAGGTAACAGGACCACGAGAACGGCGCCGGCGAGAACGCGCCGGTGATCGGTCCCTTCCCGTACTCGAAGACGGGAAAGATCCCGATCGGCTCCTGTCCCTTGAATCCGGCGAGCAGGTGGGGCGTCGACCCGGTATCCGTCGCCTGCAGGCGGAGCGCTTCGGCCCGATAGAACGGGTTCGTCCCGTCCGAACGATCGACGTATCGATTCCACTCGTCGGCGTCGGCCCGCGGATCGAGCGTGGTTACTTCGATACTCATCGTTAGAGATAGCCCAGATCCGAGAGGTGATTTTCGACGGCCCCGTCGTCGGTCGCGCGGATCGGATCGGGTTCGTAGTCCGGGTACGTCGTTTCCCGTCCGGCGTCGACGATCGGGAGCGTCGAGCCGTCCATCTCGGCGTCGATCGGGACGTCGAACAGCGCGCAGATCGTCGGCGCGACGTCGAAGATCGTCGCTCCCTCGAGCGAGGCCGTCTCGTCGACGTCGCTTCCCGCGGCCGCGACGATGCCGGTTCGCTTGTGGTTCCACGGCTCCATCGGTTCGCCGAACTGGTCGGTGCCGACGTCGGCGACGAGTGCGTTGTCGAAGCCCGCGGGGACCGTCAGGATATCCGGCGCCTCGTCGACGTACGGCCCGTCGAAGTACGTCTCCCGCGGCTCGACGGCTTCGAACATCGGCTCGCCGTCGGGCGTTCGGACGGCCGAGAGCCGATCGATCAGCTCCGATCTGACCGCCTCGTAGTCGGATTCGGGCACCCGTCCGTTCGGTTCGCGCCCCTCGAGATTGATCCGCACGCCGAGTTCGCTCTTCGACCGGACGTACGCCGACGAGTCGGGGAAATCGACCCGCTCGCTCGCCGCCTGAATCATCCCGTTCGGAATCCGCTTCCCGATCGGCTCCTTCAGTCCGACTCGGTCGAGTACCCCGGCGATCCGCTGGGTGGTGATTCCGACGTTCGCGGCGGCGTTCATCGCTCGCTCGAGCGCGCTCGGCTCGGCTTTCCCGGCGGCGGCGTCCGTCCCCTCGAGCAGTTCGTTCTCCCACGTCGTCGACCAGTTCGGCATGCCGCCGCCGCGCTGGACCGTGACGTACCCCTGCTCGCGCAGGAACTCGTTGATCCGGAACTCGTGGCCCGTCACTTTGCCGATCCCGTGGTCGCTGACGAGCAGGACGTTCTCCGGGTCGGTTTCCGCGATCGTCTCTCGAAGCTGCCGATCGACCGCGCGGTAGACGGCCTCGATGGCCGCCTTGTCCCCCGGCCGCTCGTGGAAGACGGTGTCGGTCGCCTGGAACTGGAGGAACCCGAACGCGGGCTCGATCCGCCGAGAGAGGTAGCGAAACGCCGTCCCGCGGTCTTCGATCGTGCGCTCGTAGCCCTCGATCGACTGGTCCGGCGCGTCGGTCCCCTGCGGATAGACGTGATAGCCGTCGCCGGCC of Haloterrigena sp. KLK7 contains these proteins:
- a CDS encoding MarR family transcriptional regulator, with the translated sequence MSATEPDSEVDTDDPDPTESLIDLPPSSKLVYKVLEYEGSMTQEEIAVESRLCARTVRYALGKLEDEDLVTSRVHLEDARQSKYRLTD
- a CDS encoding GNAT family N-acetyltransferase, which translates into the protein MSIEVTTLDPRADADEWNRYVDRSDGTNPFYRAEALRLQATDTGSTPHLLAGFKGQEPIGIFPVFEYGKGPITGAFSPAPFSWSCYLGPALLNVDKLKQRKADRRTRRFLEGCLAYIDRTISPVYAKFITAEFDDLRTFVWNEYTVEPGYTYVVDLEGSEDELLKRFSSDARSNVRNADPDAYLIEEGDGDDVERIVEQVAARYESQGQPFQLSTEFARSMYERLPDGAIRPYVCRVDGAFVGGILVVETDRTRYRWQGGVKPDTDVDVSINDLLDWHVMRDGLRDGLERYDLVGAGVPSINRYKAKFNPRLETHYEITAGSYGIDLLVDRYRKHS
- a CDS encoding alkaline phosphatase family protein — protein: MGASATETDLGLLVVGLDGCCRSVLEPLFEADEIPTIERLVETGTSGPLESQIPPWTASAWPSIYTGKNPGKHGVYDFLAFDGYEWDVVNATHVRERPVWELLSEYGLSSVVVNVPVTHPPRAFDGALIPGMTAPEDPPCHPEGILEDVKLAGDGYHVYPQGTDAPDQSIEGYERTIEDRGTAFRYLSRRIEPAFGFLQFQATDTVFHERPGDKAAIEAVYRAVDRQLRETIAETDPENVLLVSDHGIGKVTGHEFRINEFLREQGYVTVQRGGGMPNWSTTWENELLEGTDAAAGKAEPSALERAMNAAANVGITTQRIAGVLDRVGLKEPIGKRIPNGMIQAASERVDFPDSSAYVRSKSELGVRINLEGREPNGRVPESDYEAVRSELIDRLSAVRTPDGEPMFEAVEPRETYFDGPYVDEAPDILTVPAGFDNALVADVGTDQFGEPMEPWNHKRTGIVAAAGSDVDETASLEGATIFDVAPTICALFDVPIDAEMDGSTLPIVDAGRETTYPDYEPDPIRATDDGAVENHLSDLGYL